One Manduca sexta isolate Smith_Timp_Sample1 chromosome 28, JHU_Msex_v1.0, whole genome shotgun sequence DNA window includes the following coding sequences:
- the LOC115445097 gene encoding transcription initiation factor TFIID subunit 6 isoform X5: MTNVCGKMGDSEFAYGSSLSMDSMKVIAESVGIASLGDDAAKELADDVTYRLKIIVQDAMKFMHHSKRQKLSISDIDHALKIKNIECQYGFIQPDSLPFRFASGGGRELHFIEEKEIDLSEILSAPPPKIPLDVSVRAHWLSVDGVQPTVPENPPPLSKEAQKLESVDPISKLSKPANKDAAGKPMCGKAARLKASESVHVKQLATHELSVEQQLYYKEITEAGVGSDEARRAEALQSLACDPGLHEMLPRMCTFISEGVKVNVVQNNLALLIYLMRMVKALLDNQSLYLEKYLHELIPAVSTCIVSRQLCLRPEVDNHWALRDFAARLMAQICKTFNTSTNNLQTRVTRLFARALQCPSQTNSESGPSMALMKESEKTPLASLYGAVQGLAELGPEVVKVFILPRVRWLGERVEGALSGIGGADRLAAGNLKHQLLKVLAPVVKQLRQPPDLPDEYKREYGYLGPSLQQAVSKIRASPAGGGGGGGAVAVVTCTPPLLPAAHHAPKTTDTVATRNVVIASPAPPSPAPSTPPPQKFVIVTSQQKPPQSQSTSGQGHIVVHSSQPTIVRNQNVQAPVSVVAKPVYARSMGGAGGAGPQPPPELDDLSHLA; this comes from the exons A tGACTAATGTGTGCGGTAAGATGGGCGACTCTGAATTTGCATATGGATCATCTCTGTCAATGGATTCAATGAAAGTGATAGCTGAGAGTGTGGGAATTGCTAGCCTCGGGGATGATGCCGCCAAAGAACTAGCAGACGATGTCACATATCGCCTTAAAATAATAGTACAGGATGCTATGAAGTTCATGCACCATTCCAAGAGACAGAAACTATCTATATCTGATATAGATCACgctttaaaaatcaaaaacattgAG tgtcaGTATGGTTTCATACAACCAGACTCATTACCATTTAGATTTGCATCTGGTGGAGGCAGGGAACTACATTTTATAGAAGAAAAAGAGATAGATTTGTCAGAGATTTTGTCAGCACCTCCTCCCAAAATACCTCTAGATGTTTCAGTAAGAGCACACTGGCTGAGTGTGGACGGGGTGCAGCCCACAGTGCCAGAGAACCCCCCACCCCTATCTAAAGAGGCACAAAAACTGGAATCTGTGGACCCCATTAGCAAGTTGAGCAAACCAGCCAATAAAGATGCTGCAG GAAAACCAATGTGTGGCAAAGCAGCGCGTTTGAAAGCATCAGAGTCTGTGCATGTAAAACAACTCGCTACGCATGAGTTAAGTGTTGAACAGCAATTGTATTACAAGGAAATAACTGAAGCCGGCGTTGGAAGTGATGAAGCTCGTCGAGCG GAAGCGTTGCAATCACTAGCATGTGATCCTGGATTGCATGAGATGTTGCCACGGATGTGCACATTTATATCGGAGGGTGTGAAGGTTAATGTTGTGCAGAACAATTTGGCGTTGCTCATATATTTGATGAGAATGGTCAAAGCTCTTCTGGACAACCAATCTCTGTACttagaaaaatat TTACACGAGCTGATCCCAGCGGTATCCACGTGTATAGTGTCCAGACAGTTGTGCCTCCGTCCAGAAGTCGACAATCATTGGGCGTTGCGCGACTTTGCTGCACGACTGATGGCacaaatatgtaaaacatttaatactTCAACAAATAATCTACAAACAAGAGTTACgag ACTCTTCGCGAGGGCGCTGCAGTGTCCGTCGCAGACTAACAGCGAGTCGGGCCCGTCAATGGCTCTCATGAAGGAGTCTGAAAAGACGCCGCTCGCCTCACTGTACGGCGCGGTGCAGGGGCTCGCAGAACTCGGACCTGAAGTTGTTAAg GTGTTCATCCTGCCGCGCGTGCGATGGCTGGGGGAGCGCGTGGAGGGCGCGCTGAGCGGCATCGGCGGCGCCGACCGCCTCGCCGCCGGCAACCTCAAGCACCAGCTGCTCAAAGTGCTGGCGCCCGTCGTCAAACAGCTGCGGCAGCCGCCCGACCTGCCCGACGAATACAA ACGCGAGTACGGGTACCTGGGGCCGAGCCTGCAGCAGGCGGTGAGCAAGATCCGCGCGTCGCCGgcgggcggcgggggcggcggcggcgcggtggCGGTGGTCACGTGCACGCCGCCGCTGCTGCCCGCCGCGCACCACGCGCCCAAGACCACAG ATACAGTGGCGACACGTAACGTGGTAATCGCGTCGCCAGCACCGCCATCGCCCGCCCCGTCCACTCCTCCTCCACAGAAGTTCGTTATTGTAACTTCACAACAAAAACCACCGCAG tcGCAGTCGACCAGTGGCCAAGGACACATTGTGGTCCACAGTTCTCAGCCAACCATCGTGCGAAACCAAAATGTGCAG GCGCCGGTGTCGGTGGTGGCGAAGCCCGTGTACGCGCGCAGCATggggggcgcggggggcgcgggccCGCAGCCGCCGCCCGAGCTCGACGACCTCTCGCACCTCGCCTGA